A portion of the Cydia fagiglandana chromosome 7, ilCydFagi1.1, whole genome shotgun sequence genome contains these proteins:
- the LOC134665700 gene encoding lysosomal proton-coupled steroid conjugate and bile acid symporter SLC46A3-like isoform X2 produces METKTQDDTTEESPLKKDVKQIEQMTVIEKFKYIKSNITVEPVLAMFVMPSVLAILATQNLNLDKACRVNLGFGDEVCTALRLRKRANHTNEEDEVQKLIASVQGWKSVIQTAVPTILMLFVGAWSDKTGRRKICMLMPIIGEFLTCVLNMINTYFFYEVSVEWTVAMEVFFPALTGGWYTMFLATFSYLGDITSKETRTFRMGILSLCMTVGFPIGMGLSGVLLRRLGYYGVFSISASLQCVNFFYVYFFLQDHTWLETREKVQSPGCTALLLDFFDFASLKETLGIVFKKGDNNRRLRICLILTVVCLTFGPMWGELSVMYIFMRYRFNWDEVRFSIYSTYNFVAHSAGTLFSISVFSRRLHADDAMLGIISTSSKILGALLMAFARNDYEVYLCPLVEILNGTSAIALKSIASKLVSYKELGKVFSLFGVAETLMPLIFAPLYTRVYILTLHALPGAFMLLSVAATIPALGIFGWFYNRHKKDLKNKRLDGPVTPPAPGDVGIVPA; encoded by the exons ATGGAGACTAAAACGCAAGATGACACGACAGAAGAATCGCCTTTGAAAAAGGATGTCAAACAGATAGAACAAATGACTGTGATagaaaaatttaaatacatCAAATCGAACATTACTGTGGAACCTGTGTTAGCTATGTTTGTTATGCCAAGCGTTCTTGCCATCTTGGCCACGCAGAATCTGAACCTGGACAAGGCTTGTCGAGTGAACCTGGGTTTTGGGGATGAAGTGTGCACCGCGCTGAGATTAAGAAAGCGAGCGAATCATACGAACGAAGAAGACGAAGTACAGAAGTTAATAGCATCTGTACAAGGATGGAAATCCGTTATCCAAACAGCTGTCCCGACGATCCTGATGCTTTTCGTCGGGGCGTGGAGTGACAAGACTGGTAGAAGGAAGATCTGCATGCTCATGCCTATCATTGGAGAATTCCTGACCTGTGTCCTTAACATGATAAACACGTACTTTTTCTACGAAGTCAGCGTAGAATGGACGGTAGCTATGGAAGTTTTTTTCCCGGCCCTTACGGGTGGCTGGTATACAATGTTCCTGGCCACTTTCAGCTATCTAGGTGATATAACTTCGAAAGAAACTAGAACTTTCCGAATGGGCATTTTGAGTTTGTGTATGACCGTTGGTTTCCCTATTGGGATGGGTTTGAGTGGAGTCTTATTGAGGCGTTTGGGGTATTACGGAGTGTTCAGTATATCGGCGAGCCTGCAGTGCGTCAACTTCTTCTACgtttatttctttttacaaGATCACACGTGGCTTGAGACCAGGGAAAAG GTCCAATCTCCGGGTTGCACCGCCTTATTGCTGGATTTTTTCGACTTCGCGAGTCTAAAAGAAACACTTGGCATAGTGTTTAAAAAAGGAGACAACAACAGGAGATTGCGGATCTGTCTCATTCTTACTGTCGTCTGTCTTACGTTTGGACCTATGTGGG GGGAGCTTAGCGTGATGTACATATTTATGCGGTACCGTTTCAACTGGGATGAAGTCAGATTCAGCATCTATTCCACCTATAACTTCGTCGCTCATTCTGCGG GAACGCTGTTCTCCATCAGCGTGTTCAGCCGGAGGCTTCACGCTGACGACGCCATGCTGGGGATCATATCCACCTCCAGCAAGATCCTCGGAGCCCTGCTCATGGCGTTCGCTAGGAACGATTATGAAGTGTATTTAT GTCCCCTCGTTGAGATCTTGAATGGAACATCAGCCATCGCTCTGAAGTCCATAGCCTCCAAGCTGGTTTCGTATAAAGAATTAG GCAAGGTGTTCTCACTGTTCGGTGTGGCCGAGACACTGATGCCTCTTATCTTCGCGCCGCTGTATACCCGAGTATACATCCTAACGCTGCACGCGCTGCCGGGCGCCTTCATGCTACTCAGTGTTGCAGCCACGATTCCTGCCTTGGGAATATTCGG atgGTTCTACAATCGGCACAAAAAAGACTTGAAGAACAAAAGATTAGATGGCCCCGTGACTCCGCCTGCACCTGGCGACGTTGGTATAGTTCCCGCCTAA
- the LOC134665700 gene encoding lysosomal proton-coupled steroid conjugate and bile acid symporter SLC46A3-like isoform X1, with translation METKTQDDTTEESPLKKDVKQIEQMTVIEKFKYIKSNITVEPVLAMFVMPSVLAILATQNLNLDKACRVNLGFGDEVCTALRLRKRANHTNEEDEVQKLIASVQGWKSVIQTAVPTILMLFVGAWSDKTGRRKICMLMPIIGEFLTCVLNMINTYFFYEVSVEWTVAMEVFFPALTGGWYTMFLATFSYLGDITSKETRTFRMGILSLCMTVGFPIGMGLSGVLLRRLGYYGVFSISASLQCVNFFYVYFFLQDHTWLETREKVQSPGCTALLLDFFDFASLKETLGIVFKKGDNNRRLRICLILTVVCLTFGPMWGELSVMYIFMRYRFNWDEVRFSIYSTYNFVAHSAGTLFSISVFSRRLHADDAMLEIISTSSKILGALLMAFARNDYEVYLCPLVEILNGTSAIALKSIASKLVSYKELGKVFSLFGVAETLMPLIFAPLYTRVYILTLHALPGAFMLLSVAATIPALGIFGWFYNRHKKDLKNKRLDGPVTPPAPGDVGIVPA, from the exons ATGGAGACTAAAACGCAAGATGACACGACAGAAGAATCGCCTTTGAAAAAGGATGTCAAACAGATAGAACAAATGACTGTGATagaaaaatttaaatacatCAAATCGAACATTACTGTGGAACCTGTGTTAGCTATGTTTGTTATGCCAAGCGTTCTTGCCATCTTGGCCACGCAGAATCTGAACCTGGACAAGGCTTGTCGAGTGAACCTGGGTTTTGGGGATGAAGTGTGCACCGCGCTGAGATTAAGAAAGCGAGCGAATCATACGAACGAAGAAGACGAAGTACAGAAGTTAATAGCATCTGTACAAGGATGGAAATCCGTTATCCAAACAGCTGTCCCGACGATCCTGATGCTTTTCGTCGGGGCGTGGAGTGACAAGACTGGTAGAAGGAAGATCTGCATGCTCATGCCTATCATTGGAGAATTCCTGACCTGTGTCCTTAACATGATAAACACGTACTTTTTCTACGAAGTCAGCGTAGAATGGACGGTAGCTATGGAAGTTTTTTTCCCGGCCCTTACGGGTGGCTGGTATACAATGTTCCTGGCCACTTTCAGCTATCTAGGTGATATAACTTCGAAAGAAACTAGAACTTTCCGAATGGGCATTTTGAGTTTGTGTATGACCGTTGGTTTCCCTATTGGGATGGGTTTGAGTGGAGTCTTATTGAGGCGTTTGGGGTATTACGGAGTGTTCAGTATATCGGCGAGCCTGCAGTGCGTCAACTTCTTCTACgtttatttctttttacaaGATCACACGTGGCTTGAGACCAGGGAAAAG GTCCAATCTCCGGGTTGCACCGCCTTATTGCTGGATTTTTTCGACTTCGCGAGTCTAAAAGAAACACTTGGCATAGTGTTTAAAAAAGGAGACAACAACAGGAGATTGCGGATCTGTCTCATTCTTACTGTCGTCTGTCTTACGTTTGGACCTATGTGGG GGGAGCTTAGCGTGATGTACATATTTATGCGGTACCGTTTCAACTGGGATGAAGTCAGATTCAGCATCTATTCCACCTATAACTTCGTCGCTCATTCTGCGG GAACGCTGTTCTCCATCAGCGTGTTCAGCCGGAGGCTTCACGCCGACGATGCCATGCTGGAGATCATATCCACCTCCAGCAAAATCCTCGGAGCCCTGCTCATGGCGTTCGCTAGGAACGATTACGAAGTGTATCTAT GTCCCCTCGTTGAGATCTTGAATGGAACATCAGCCATCGCTCTGAAGTCCATAGCCTCCAAGCTGGTTTCGTATAAAGAATTAG GCAAGGTGTTCTCACTGTTCGGTGTGGCCGAGACACTGATGCCTCTTATCTTCGCGCCGCTGTATACCCGAGTATACATCCTAACGCTGCACGCGCTGCCGGGCGCCTTCATGCTACTCAGTGTTGCAGCCACGATTCCTGCCTTGGGAATATTCGG atgGTTCTACAATCGGCACAAAAAAGACTTGAAGAACAAAAGATTAGATGGCCCCGTGACTCCGCCTGCACCTGGCGACGTTGGTATAGTTCCCGCCTAA